The proteins below are encoded in one region of Castor canadensis chromosome 6, mCasCan1.hap1v2, whole genome shotgun sequence:
- the Taf9 gene encoding transcription initiation factor TFIID subunit 9, producing MESGKMASPKSMPKDAQMMAQILKDMGITEYEPRVINQMLEFAFRYVTTILDDAKIYSSHAKKATVDADDVRLAIQCRADQSFTSPPPRDFLLDIARQRNQTPLPLIKPYSGPRLPPDRYCLTAPNYRLKSLQKKASTTAGRITVPRLSVGSVTSRPSTPTLGTPTPQTMSVSTKVGTPMSLTGQRFTVQMPASQSPAVKASIPATSAVQNVLINPSLIGSKNILITTNMVSQNTTNESSNALKRKREDDDDDDDDDDYDNL from the coding sequence ATGGAGTCTGGCAAGATGGCTTCTCCCAAGAGCATGCCGAAAGATGCACAGATGATGGCACAAATCCTGAAGGATATGGGGATTACAGAATATGAGCCAAGAGTTATAAATCAGATGTTGGAGTTTGCATTCCGATATGTGACCACAATTCTAGATGATGCTAAAATTTATTCGAGCCATGCTAAAAAAGCCACTGTTGATGCAGATGATGTGCGATTGGCAATCCAGTGTCGCGCTGACCAGTCTTTCACCTCTCCGCCCCCAAGAGATTTTTTGTTAGATATTGCAAGGCAAAGAAATCAGACCCCTTTGCCATTGATTAAGCCATATTCAGGTCCTAGATTGCCACCTGATAGATACTGCTTAACAGCTCCAAACTATAGGCTTAAGTCTTTACAAAAAAAAGCATCTACTACTGCAGGAAGAATAACTGTTCCACGGTTAAGTGTTGGTTCAGTTACTAGCAGACCAAGTACTCCCACATTGGGCACACCAACCCCACAAACCATGTCTGTTTCAACTAAAGTAGGGACTCCAATGTCCCTCACAGGGCAAAGGTTTACAGTTCAGATGCCTGCTTCTCAGTCCCCTGCTGTAAAAGCATCAATTCCTGCAACATCAGCAGTTCAAAATGTTCTGATTAATCCGTCATTAATTGGGTCCAAAAATATCCTTATTACCACTAATATGGTATCACAAAATACAACCAATGAATCATCAAATGCATTGAAAAGAAAAcgtgaagatgatgatgatgatgatgatgacgatgACTATGATAATTTGTAA